The proteins below are encoded in one region of Alistipes communis:
- a CDS encoding GH3 auxin-responsive promoter family protein — protein MSFKSTILRTFFSLRSRSVERFRRRPAETQRKELERLLRECARTEFGRRYGFGEIRTPEAFAQRVERFDYTSFKPYVERMMAGEADVAAPGRVRWFARSSGTTSERSKYLPVTDVSLWRCHTRGLRDVATLYVGQYPSTRVFEGKTLTLGGTCSKSGGIVVGDLSALLVERTPFWSGWFRTPRRETALLADFDEKVERICRECASERVTAFAGVPSWNLALLRRMVEYTGRRNLCEVWPHLELFAHGGVGFEPYRAAFRELIPSAGMHYMETYNASEGFFAIADDASRDDMLLMLDYGTYYEFRDGDEVVPLEGVQAGRRYAMLISSCNGLWRYELGDVVEFTSTDPYRIRVAGRTRQFINAFGEEVVMENAERAVTVAAEATGAVVSEYTAGPRYMTLHGRGAHEWIVEFGRAPESFDAFVQKLDGELMRLNSDYEAKRRSTMAPPEMHVVPAGTFARWMLRRGKNKVPRLANDRRVLEDVLATTAEQDAAVGVRG, from the coding sequence GTGTCATTCAAGAGTACGATTTTACGGACTTTTTTCTCGTTGCGCAGCCGTTCGGTCGAACGGTTCCGGCGTCGTCCCGCCGAGACGCAGCGCAAAGAACTCGAACGGTTGCTGCGCGAATGCGCACGAACCGAGTTCGGACGACGGTACGGTTTCGGGGAGATCCGCACGCCCGAAGCGTTCGCGCAGCGGGTGGAGCGGTTCGATTACACGTCGTTCAAACCCTACGTCGAGCGGATGATGGCGGGCGAGGCCGATGTCGCGGCGCCCGGCCGGGTGCGGTGGTTCGCCCGTTCGTCGGGCACGACCTCCGAGCGGAGCAAATACCTGCCCGTCACCGACGTCTCGCTGTGGCGCTGCCACACGCGGGGGCTGCGCGACGTGGCGACCCTCTACGTGGGGCAGTATCCCTCGACACGGGTATTCGAGGGGAAGACCCTGACGCTCGGGGGCACCTGTTCGAAGAGCGGCGGAATCGTCGTAGGCGACCTGTCGGCGCTGCTGGTCGAGCGAACTCCTTTTTGGAGCGGCTGGTTCCGCACGCCGCGCCGCGAGACGGCATTGCTGGCCGATTTCGACGAGAAGGTCGAACGCATCTGCCGCGAGTGCGCATCGGAGCGGGTGACGGCCTTCGCCGGTGTCCCGTCGTGGAACCTGGCGCTGTTGCGCCGCATGGTGGAGTACACGGGGCGCCGCAACCTGTGCGAGGTATGGCCGCATCTGGAACTGTTCGCTCACGGAGGCGTGGGGTTCGAACCCTACCGTGCGGCGTTCCGCGAACTGATCCCTTCGGCGGGGATGCACTACATGGAGACTTACAACGCCTCGGAGGGATTTTTTGCCATCGCCGACGATGCGTCGCGCGACGACATGCTGCTGATGCTCGATTACGGCACCTATTACGAGTTCCGCGACGGCGACGAGGTGGTGCCGCTCGAAGGCGTGCAGGCGGGGCGGCGGTATGCGATGCTCATTTCGTCGTGCAACGGGCTGTGGCGTTACGAGTTGGGCGACGTGGTGGAGTTCACCTCGACCGATCCCTACCGGATTCGGGTCGCCGGGCGTACGCGCCAGTTCATCAACGCTTTCGGCGAGGAGGTGGTCATGGAAAATGCCGAACGGGCGGTGACGGTCGCCGCCGAAGCCACGGGTGCCGTGGTGTCGGAGTATACGGCCGGTCCCCGCTACATGACGCTGCACGGGCGGGGCGCCCACGAATGGATCGTGGAGTTCGGCCGCGCTCCGGAGAGTTTCGATGCCTTTGTCCAAAAGCTCGACGGCGAACTGATGCGGCTCAACTCCGATTACGAGGCCAAACGCCGCAGTACGATGGCGCCGCCCGAGATGCATGTCGTTCCGGCGGGTACGTTCGCCCGCTGGATGCTTCGGCGCGGCAAAAACAAGGTTCCGCGCCTTGCCAACGACCGCAGGGTGTTGGAGGATGTGCTGGCGACGACGGCCGAACAGGATGCGGCGGTAGGCGTGCGGGGGTAG
- the trkA gene encoding Trk system potassium transporter TrkA produces the protein MKIVIAGAGEMGSHLATMLSGNGHDITVIDRDAKALEEVGTLADIITVEGDSTTFEALRKASTRKCDLFIAVNHTENDNIVAAVIAKQLGARKTIARIDNNEYLEPNNKEIFIEMGIDYLFYPEKVAAAEVVDLLGHTSTTEYVDFSGGRLSLSVFKLEPTSPLVGRELAGFSDSDAELSYRTVAITRDGRTIIPHAEERFEEGDTIYVIARQDAVREVNDLSGQSHIEVKNLMILGGSRIGVQVASELQNEVNIKLIDYNAEKAYRLAELLDKTLIINVDGRNTEAMLEEGLPNMDAFLAVTGRSETNILAALLARRMGVKKVIAEVENLNYINLAESMGIDTIVNKKLITASNIFRFTMSSDVQAIKYLTGSEAEVMEFIAKPNSPATRSRIKEMGLPENVIIGGIVRGDKVEIAVGSTEIKAFDRVVVFALPDAVERVCDFFN, from the coding sequence ATGAAAATCGTCATAGCAGGAGCCGGAGAGATGGGCAGCCATCTGGCGACGATGCTGAGCGGCAACGGCCACGACATCACGGTCATCGACCGCGACGCCAAGGCGCTCGAAGAGGTGGGGACGCTGGCCGACATCATCACCGTCGAGGGGGACTCGACCACCTTCGAGGCGCTGCGCAAGGCCTCGACACGCAAGTGCGATCTCTTCATCGCGGTGAACCACACCGAAAACGACAACATCGTCGCGGCGGTGATCGCCAAGCAGCTCGGTGCGCGCAAAACCATCGCCCGCATCGACAACAACGAGTATCTCGAACCCAACAATAAGGAGATTTTCATCGAAATGGGAATCGACTACCTTTTCTATCCCGAAAAGGTCGCGGCGGCCGAGGTGGTCGATCTGCTGGGGCACACCTCGACGACCGAATACGTGGATTTTTCAGGCGGACGGCTTTCGCTGTCGGTCTTCAAGTTGGAACCTACCTCTCCGCTCGTCGGCAGGGAGCTGGCCGGCTTTTCGGACAGCGACGCCGAGCTGAGCTACCGTACGGTGGCCATCACGCGCGACGGGAGGACGATCATTCCCCACGCCGAGGAGCGTTTCGAGGAGGGTGACACGATCTACGTGATCGCCCGTCAGGATGCGGTGCGCGAGGTGAACGACCTGTCGGGGCAGTCGCACATCGAGGTGAAGAACCTGATGATCCTGGGCGGATCGCGCATCGGCGTGCAGGTGGCTTCCGAGTTGCAGAACGAGGTCAACATCAAACTGATCGACTACAACGCCGAGAAGGCCTACCGGTTGGCGGAGCTGCTGGACAAGACGCTCATCATCAATGTCGACGGCCGCAACACCGAGGCGATGCTCGAAGAGGGACTGCCCAATATGGACGCCTTCCTGGCCGTCACGGGGCGCAGCGAGACCAACATCCTCGCGGCGCTGCTGGCGCGCCGCATGGGGGTGAAGAAGGTGATCGCCGAGGTCGAGAACCTCAATTACATCAATCTGGCCGAGAGCATGGGCATCGATACGATCGTCAACAAGAAGCTGATTACGGCGTCGAACATCTTTCGTTTCACGATGTCGTCCGACGTGCAGGCGATCAAATACCTCACGGGCAGCGAAGCCGAGGTGATGGAGTTCATCGCCAAGCCCAACTCGCCCGCTACGCGCAGCCGCATCAAGGAGATGGGGCTGCCGGAGAATGTCATCATCGGCGGCATCGTCCGCGGCGACAAGGTCGAAATCGCCGTCGGGAGTACCGAGATCAAGGCTTTCGACCGTGTGGTGGTCTTCGCCCTGCCGGATGCGGTGGAGCGAGTGTGCGATTTTTTTAATTGA
- a CDS encoding metallophosphoesterase family protein, whose amino-acid sequence MRSLLRTGLFLLPLLAAGCDHIEYHPYDTDISGEQNINAKNIARIEAACRGRQTVRFAMISDTQRWYDETEKAVEALNARDDIDFVLHGGDLSDFGLKKEFMWQRDILNRLRVPYVCLLGNHDCQGTGEAVFEKIFGPSDFAFTAADVRFVCLNTNAMEYDYSHPVPDFDFLEHEYGSFAPPARRTIFAMHVRPYDFQFNNNVAKVFEHYVMRFPQPLCCIFGHEHRWIEEDIFGDGMMYYGCPNIEKRTYILYTLTPDGYSYEKVDF is encoded by the coding sequence ATGAGAAGCCTTTTACGAACCGGTCTGTTCCTGCTTCCGCTGCTCGCCGCAGGCTGCGACCATATCGAATACCACCCCTACGACACCGACATAAGCGGAGAGCAGAATATCAACGCCAAGAACATCGCCCGCATCGAAGCCGCCTGCCGCGGCAGGCAGACCGTGCGTTTCGCCATGATCAGCGACACGCAGCGCTGGTACGACGAAACCGAAAAAGCCGTCGAAGCGCTCAACGCCCGCGACGACATCGACTTCGTGCTCCACGGCGGCGACCTCTCGGATTTCGGGCTGAAAAAAGAGTTCATGTGGCAGCGCGACATCCTCAACCGCCTGCGCGTACCTTACGTCTGCCTGCTGGGCAATCACGACTGCCAGGGTACGGGCGAAGCGGTGTTCGAGAAGATTTTCGGACCGTCCGACTTCGCATTCACGGCCGCCGACGTGCGCTTCGTCTGTCTGAACACCAACGCCATGGAGTACGACTACTCGCATCCCGTCCCCGATTTCGATTTCCTCGAACACGAATACGGCTCGTTCGCACCGCCGGCGCGCCGCACGATCTTCGCCATGCACGTGCGCCCCTACGACTTCCAGTTCAACAACAACGTGGCCAAAGTCTTCGAACACTACGTCATGCGCTTTCCCCAGCCGCTCTGCTGCATCTTCGGCCACGAACACCGCTGGATCGAGGAGGATATTTTCGGCGACGGCATGATGTACTACGGCTGCCCGAACATCGAGAAACGCACCTATATCCTATATACGCTCACCCCCGACGGATACAGCTATGAGAAGGTCGATTTTTAG
- the rpmA gene encoding 50S ribosomal protein L27 has protein sequence MAHKKGVGSSKNGRESESKRLGVKLFGGQFAKAGNIIVRQRGTVHNPGENVGIGKDHTLFALVDGTVSFCKKREGKSYVSVTPLAE, from the coding sequence ATGGCACACAAAAAAGGTGTAGGTAGTTCGAAGAACGGCCGTGAGTCGGAGAGCAAACGACTCGGAGTGAAGCTTTTCGGTGGTCAGTTCGCTAAGGCCGGCAACATCATCGTTCGCCAGCGGGGTACGGTGCACAACCCGGGTGAAAACGTGGGTATCGGCAAGGATCACACGCTCTTCGCACTGGTCGACGGAACGGTTTCGTTCTGCAAGAAGCGTGAAGGCAAATCCTATGTGAGCGTAACGCCTCTGGCCGAGTAA
- the rplU gene encoding 50S ribosomal protein L21, which produces MYVIVEIAGQQFKAEKGRKLYVHRLSGEVDSSVSFDKILLADNDGQVKVGAPVVEGASVKCKILKHLKDDKVLVFKKKRRTGYQKQNGHRQYLTQVLVEEIVA; this is translated from the coding sequence ATGTACGTAATAGTAGAGATTGCAGGTCAGCAATTTAAGGCTGAAAAAGGTCGGAAGCTCTATGTTCACCGTCTTTCGGGCGAGGTAGACTCGTCGGTGAGCTTCGACAAAATCCTGCTCGCAGACAACGACGGTCAGGTCAAGGTAGGCGCACCTGTAGTAGAAGGCGCCTCGGTGAAGTGCAAGATTCTGAAACACTTGAAGGACGACAAGGTCCTCGTGTTCAAGAAGAAGCGCAGAACGGGTTATCAGAAGCAGAACGGTCACCGTCAGTATCTGACCCAGGTTCTGGTTGAAGAAATTGTCGCATAA
- a CDS encoding 3'(2'),5'-bisphosphate nucleotidase CysQ family protein, translating to MSINTTETMLSEQIKRFLLPHTFNAAVRAGAAVMRIYEHRDDYDLSKYDGNFRSITAADRAAHEAIKRTLGQTRIPILSEDGREMHYEERCNWELFWLVDPLDGTREFIAGNNEFTINIALMENNVCAAAVIYVPYLHKIYFADRGFGSYVRDGVEPSADAAYTFDEIKQGARRLPLVAERHAHPLIAISRSHNTPETFAHVEALRRRYPDAQVIEQGSSYKFCLLAEGRVDYYVRTTHTYEWDTAAGELILAEAGGRLEALADGAAFRYNKRDLQNPWFVCRAHNCAIG from the coding sequence ATGAGTATCAATACGACCGAAACCATGTTGAGCGAACAGATCAAACGCTTTCTGCTACCCCATACGTTCAATGCCGCAGTACGTGCCGGAGCCGCCGTAATGCGGATCTACGAACACCGCGACGATTACGACCTGTCGAAGTACGACGGAAATTTCCGCTCCATCACCGCCGCCGACCGTGCGGCGCACGAGGCGATCAAGCGCACGCTGGGACAGACACGCATCCCGATTCTGAGCGAGGACGGCCGCGAAATGCACTACGAGGAGCGCTGCAACTGGGAACTCTTCTGGCTGGTCGATCCGCTGGACGGCACGCGCGAATTCATCGCCGGCAACAACGAGTTCACGATCAACATCGCCCTGATGGAGAACAACGTCTGTGCGGCGGCCGTGATCTACGTCCCCTATCTGCACAAGATCTACTTCGCCGACCGGGGCTTCGGCTCCTATGTGCGCGACGGGGTCGAACCCAGCGCCGACGCCGCCTACACCTTCGACGAAATCAAACAGGGAGCCCGCCGGCTGCCGCTCGTCGCCGAACGGCACGCGCACCCCTTAATCGCCATCTCCCGTTCGCACAACACCCCCGAAACCTTCGCCCACGTCGAGGCGCTCCGGCGTCGTTATCCCGACGCCCAAGTGATCGAGCAGGGCAGTTCCTACAAATTCTGCCTGCTGGCCGAAGGGCGGGTCGACTACTACGTCCGCACGACCCACACCTACGAGTGGGATACGGCCGCCGGCGAACTGATCCTCGCCGAAGCGGGCGGACGGCTCGAAGCGCTGGCGGACGGCGCCGCCTTCCGCTACAACAAGCGCGACCTGCAAAATCCGTGGTTCGTCTGCCGCGCGCACAACTGCGCCATCGGCTGA
- a CDS encoding S1/P1 nuclease: protein MKKSLLLLGGALVLFSNSAFGWGKMGHDAIAYIAECNLTPKAKKTIEKILGHSIVYYATWMDEWRAEPGYEHTSAWHTASVDKNLVYAPRPKGDVIFALEDAIAKLQDYKQQDDSTVVMSLRCIIHFVGDMHCPVHVKYADQKSYNVYLNGDKCSYHNVWDDQIISRSHRWGYLEYAHQLDRCTKQQIKTITAGTLRDWFHENARDSRHIYELVGPNEKLDKNETKSFVNHTHEYAERQILRAGYRLAHVLNELFD, encoded by the coding sequence ATGAAAAAAAGTCTGCTGCTCCTCGGCGGCGCTCTCGTACTGTTCTCGAACAGCGCCTTCGGATGGGGAAAAATGGGCCATGACGCCATCGCCTACATCGCCGAATGCAACCTCACGCCCAAGGCGAAGAAAACGATCGAAAAGATCCTCGGCCACTCGATCGTCTACTACGCCACCTGGATGGACGAATGGCGTGCCGAGCCCGGTTACGAACATACCAGCGCCTGGCACACGGCCTCCGTGGACAAGAATCTCGTCTATGCACCGCGTCCGAAAGGCGACGTGATCTTCGCACTCGAAGACGCGATCGCCAAATTGCAGGACTACAAACAGCAGGACGACTCGACCGTCGTGATGAGCCTACGCTGCATCATCCACTTCGTAGGCGACATGCACTGCCCCGTCCACGTGAAGTACGCCGACCAGAAGAGCTACAACGTCTACCTCAACGGCGACAAGTGCAGTTACCACAACGTATGGGACGACCAGATCATCTCGCGTTCGCACCGCTGGGGCTACCTCGAATACGCGCATCAGTTGGATCGCTGCACCAAACAGCAGATCAAGACGATCACCGCCGGCACGCTGCGCGACTGGTTCCACGAAAACGCCCGCGACAGCCGCCACATCTACGAACTGGTCGGCCCCAATGAGAAACTCGACAAGAACGAAACAAAGTCCTTCGTCAACCATACGCACGAATACGCCGAGCGGCAAATCCTGCGCGCCGGTTACCGGCTGGCACACGTGCTCAACGAACTGTTCGACTAA
- a CDS encoding S1/P1 nuclease has product MHTAWVDDNDEYDPTRKPDGNAIKGIEDTMELLRDYKSLDDSTVVVSIKYLVHLVGDMHCPTHVKYPGIKGFNIYVDGRKLNYHGVWDSYVLDCNVRWSGMEFQHILDRCTKREIKAITAGSVRDWFHDCAVYCRQIYVLAQPDQQFKSPDVWEDFLNPALPIAERQILYAGYRLAHVLNELFG; this is encoded by the coding sequence GTGCATACCGCCTGGGTCGACGACAACGACGAGTACGATCCCACGCGCAAGCCCGACGGCAATGCGATCAAGGGAATCGAGGATACGATGGAGCTGCTGCGCGACTACAAGTCGCTGGACGACTCGACGGTCGTGGTCAGCATCAAGTATCTGGTGCATCTGGTGGGCGACATGCACTGCCCGACGCATGTCAAATACCCCGGCATCAAGGGCTTCAACATCTACGTCGACGGCCGCAAGCTCAACTACCACGGCGTCTGGGACAGCTACGTGCTCGACTGCAACGTGCGATGGAGCGGCATGGAATTCCAGCACATCCTCGACCGCTGCACCAAGCGGGAGATCAAGGCCATCACCGCCGGATCGGTGCGCGACTGGTTCCACGACTGCGCCGTCTACTGCCGGCAAATCTACGTGCTGGCACAGCCCGACCAGCAGTTCAAAAGTCCCGACGTATGGGAGGATTTCCTCAACCCCGCACTTCCCATCGCCGAACGGCAGATTCTCTACGCCGGCTACCGGCTGGCGCACGTGCTCAACGAACTGTTCGGATAA
- a CDS encoding META domain-containing protein — protein sequence MKQILGAAAAMLMLAACGSPKTNLPLEGTQWKLTEMDGKADPAFAAGEDTFNFTLDPSRMMVYGVGACNRLFGPYELEEGNGLDIERLASTMMACPNMDLESRFAKLLEEADKYEIDGDVLTLFDDGKKALVFKGTKAEPLPAAEPAAVGEAPATDSVKAVVPAEKLTPAEKK from the coding sequence ATGAAACAGATTTTAGGAGCGGCTGCGGCGATGCTGATGCTGGCGGCCTGCGGAAGCCCGAAAACGAACCTCCCGCTGGAAGGGACGCAGTGGAAACTCACGGAGATGGACGGCAAGGCCGATCCCGCCTTCGCGGCCGGAGAGGATACGTTCAATTTCACGCTCGACCCGTCGCGGATGATGGTCTACGGCGTGGGTGCCTGCAACCGCCTGTTCGGCCCCTACGAACTCGAAGAGGGGAACGGACTCGACATCGAGCGGCTGGCCAGCACGATGATGGCCTGTCCGAACATGGATTTGGAGAGCCGTTTCGCGAAGCTGCTCGAAGAGGCCGACAAGTACGAGATCGACGGCGACGTGCTGACGCTTTTCGACGACGGGAAGAAGGCGCTCGTCTTCAAGGGAACGAAGGCCGAACCGCTGCCTGCGGCCGAACCTGCGGCTGTCGGGGAGGCTCCCGCAACCGATTCGGTGAAGGCCGTCGTCCCGGCCGAGAAACTGACGCCCGCTGAGAAGAAATAG
- the nifJ gene encoding pyruvate:ferredoxin (flavodoxin) oxidoreductase produces the protein MAEKKFITCDGNYAAAHIAYLFSEVAAIYPITPSSTMAELVDEWAAQGRKNIFGETVKVVEMQSEAGAAGAVHGSLQSGALTSTFTASQGLLLMIPNMYKISGELLPGVFHVSARALAAQSLSIFGDHQDVMATRQTGFAMLATSSVQEVMDLAGVAHIVALKSRVPFLHFFDGFRTSHEIQKIELIDEARLTAMLDRDALKEFRARALNPEHPVTRGTAQNPDIYFQTREAANKFYDAVPDMVAEAMREISAITGRDYKPFVYYGAEDAEHVVVAMGSVTETLKETVDYLNARGGKVGVVTVHLYRPFSVKYLGAVLPETVKRICVLDRTKEPGANGDPLYLDVVEAFATCKEIPAERKPLIIGGRYGLSSKDTTPAQMLAVFENLKAGEPKNQFTVGIVDDVTNRSLPVGEEISMAKPGTFEALFFGLGADGTVGANKNSIKIIGGTTDKYCQAYFSYDSKKSGGYTSSHLRFGDLPITSPYLVTTPDFVACHVPSYVDKYDVLKGLKAGGSFLLNSVHDAATTCRTLPDHMKVYLAKNKINFYIINATKIAAELGLGSRTNTIMQSAFFKIAGVIPFDKAVEEMKKAIAKTYGKKGEDIVNMNYAAVDAGGKLVEKVEVPAEWAGIEVKEASHGVDMKRPEFVRSIVDPINALKGDLLPVSAFNGREDGTWDNGTAAWEKRGIAVNVPEWQIDNCIQCNQCAYVCPHAVIRPFLATDEEAAASGVAWKQGLGETKEYKFRIQISPLDCTGCSNCVDVCPAKQKALVMKPLESQLDQQKNWEYCNEKVGYKGDAVDKTRSVKNLQFTQPLFEFSGACAGCGETPYIKAITQLFGDKMMVANATGCTSIYSGSAPSTPYCTNAQGQGPAWANSLFEDNAEFGLGMHVGVEKQRDKIQHLMERAIAECTKCSDELKGVMKEWIEARGSSARSAEVSARLVPMMEACGCDTCKEILAMKDLLVKKSQWIIGGDGWGYDIGYGGVDHVLASGMDVNILIVDTEVYSNTGGQSSKATPVGAVAKFASSGKRIRKKDIGAMAMTYGYVYVAQVSIGASQMQLFNVLKEAEAYPGPSLVIAYAPCINHGIKGGMTRTQTVGKEAVACGYWHLWHYNPELAEQGKNPFVLDSKEPDWSKFREFLMKEVRYTSLLKTFPAEAEELFEAAEENAKWRYAGYQRLSKMEY, from the coding sequence ATGGCAGAGAAAAAATTTATCACCTGTGATGGAAATTATGCTGCGGCACACATCGCCTACCTGTTTTCGGAGGTGGCTGCAATCTATCCCATCACGCCGTCGTCGACCATGGCGGAATTGGTCGACGAGTGGGCGGCCCAGGGTCGCAAAAACATCTTCGGAGAGACGGTCAAGGTCGTCGAAATGCAGTCGGAGGCCGGTGCCGCGGGTGCCGTGCACGGTTCGTTGCAGAGCGGCGCGCTGACCTCGACGTTCACCGCATCGCAGGGTCTGCTGCTGATGATTCCCAATATGTACAAGATTTCGGGCGAGCTGTTGCCGGGCGTGTTCCACGTCTCGGCGCGTGCGCTGGCCGCGCAGTCGCTGTCGATCTTCGGCGATCATCAGGACGTGATGGCCACGCGCCAGACCGGTTTCGCGATGCTGGCTACCTCGTCGGTGCAGGAGGTGATGGATCTGGCGGGCGTGGCGCACATCGTGGCGCTCAAATCGCGCGTGCCGTTCCTCCACTTCTTCGACGGATTCCGCACCTCGCACGAGATCCAGAAGATCGAGCTGATCGACGAGGCGCGCCTTACGGCGATGCTCGACCGCGACGCGCTGAAAGAGTTCCGTGCCCGTGCGCTCAACCCCGAGCACCCCGTGACGCGCGGTACGGCCCAGAATCCCGACATCTATTTCCAGACGCGCGAGGCCGCGAACAAGTTCTACGACGCCGTGCCCGACATGGTGGCCGAGGCGATGCGCGAGATCTCCGCGATCACGGGCCGCGACTACAAGCCTTTCGTCTATTACGGTGCGGAGGATGCCGAGCATGTCGTCGTGGCGATGGGTTCGGTGACCGAGACGCTCAAAGAGACGGTCGACTACCTGAACGCCCGCGGCGGGAAGGTGGGTGTGGTGACCGTACACCTCTACCGTCCCTTCTCGGTGAAATACCTCGGCGCCGTGCTGCCCGAGACTGTGAAGCGCATCTGCGTGCTGGATCGTACCAAGGAGCCGGGAGCCAACGGCGATCCGCTCTATCTGGACGTGGTCGAGGCGTTCGCCACGTGCAAGGAGATTCCCGCCGAGCGCAAACCGCTCATCATCGGCGGCCGTTACGGTCTCTCGTCGAAGGACACCACGCCGGCGCAGATGCTCGCCGTGTTCGAGAATCTGAAAGCCGGCGAACCGAAGAACCAGTTCACGGTGGGCATCGTCGACGACGTGACGAATCGTTCGCTGCCCGTGGGCGAGGAGATCTCGATGGCCAAGCCCGGTACGTTCGAGGCGCTCTTCTTCGGACTGGGCGCCGACGGCACGGTGGGTGCCAACAAAAACTCGATCAAGATCATCGGCGGCACGACCGACAAGTATTGCCAGGCCTATTTCTCCTACGATTCGAAGAAATCGGGCGGTTACACCTCGTCGCACCTGCGTTTCGGCGACCTGCCCATCACGTCGCCCTATCTGGTCACGACGCCCGACTTCGTGGCGTGCCACGTGCCGTCGTACGTCGATAAGTACGATGTGCTCAAAGGGTTGAAGGCGGGCGGTTCGTTCCTGCTCAACTCGGTGCACGACGCTGCGACGACCTGCCGCACGCTGCCCGATCATATGAAGGTCTATCTGGCCAAGAACAAGATCAATTTCTATATCATCAACGCCACGAAGATCGCCGCCGAGCTGGGATTGGGTTCGCGCACGAATACGATCATGCAGTCGGCGTTCTTCAAGATCGCCGGCGTGATTCCCTTCGACAAGGCCGTCGAGGAGATGAAGAAGGCCATTGCGAAGACCTACGGCAAGAAGGGCGAGGATATCGTCAACATGAACTATGCGGCCGTCGACGCCGGCGGCAAGCTGGTCGAGAAGGTCGAAGTGCCCGCCGAGTGGGCAGGGATCGAGGTGAAGGAGGCGTCGCACGGCGTGGACATGAAGCGTCCCGAGTTCGTGCGCAGCATCGTCGATCCGATCAACGCTCTCAAAGGCGACCTGCTGCCCGTTTCGGCCTTCAACGGCCGTGAGGACGGTACGTGGGACAACGGTACGGCGGCGTGGGAGAAACGCGGCATCGCCGTGAACGTGCCGGAGTGGCAGATCGACAACTGTATCCAGTGCAACCAGTGCGCCTACGTCTGCCCGCACGCCGTGATCCGTCCGTTCCTGGCTACCGACGAGGAGGCCGCCGCATCGGGCGTAGCATGGAAGCAGGGCCTGGGCGAGACGAAGGAGTACAAATTCCGCATCCAGATTTCGCCGCTCGACTGTACGGGTTGCAGCAATTGCGTGGACGTCTGCCCCGCCAAGCAGAAGGCGCTGGTGATGAAACCGCTCGAATCGCAGCTCGATCAGCAGAAGAACTGGGAGTACTGCAACGAGAAGGTGGGCTACAAGGGCGATGCGGTCGACAAGACCCGTTCGGTCAAGAATCTGCAATTCACGCAGCCGCTCTTCGAGTTTTCGGGAGCCTGCGCCGGCTGCGGCGAGACGCCCTACATCAAGGCCATTACGCAGCTCTTCGGCGACAAGATGATGGTGGCCAATGCTACGGGCTGTACGTCGATCTACTCGGGTTCGGCGCCTTCGACTCCCTACTGCACCAATGCGCAGGGACAGGGCCCGGCGTGGGCCAACTCGCTCTTCGAGGACAATGCCGAATTCGGTCTGGGTATGCACGTGGGCGTGGAGAAGCAGCGCGACAAGATACAGCACCTCATGGAGCGGGCGATCGCCGAATGCACGAAGTGCTCCGACGAGCTGAAAGGCGTGATGAAGGAGTGGATCGAAGCGCGCGGTTCGTCGGCGCGTTCGGCCGAGGTGTCGGCACGGCTCGTCCCGATGATGGAGGCCTGCGGCTGCGACACCTGCAAGGAGATTCTGGCGATGAAAGACCTGCTGGTCAAGAAGTCGCAGTGGATCATCGGCGGCGACGGCTGGGGCTACGACATCGGTTACGGCGGCGTGGATCATGTGCTGGCGTCGGGTATGGATGTCAATATCCTGATCGTCGACACGGAGGTCTACTCCAATACGGGCGGTCAGTCGTCCAAGGCGACGCCGGTGGGTGCCGTGGCGAAGTTCGCGTCGAGCGGCAAACGCATCCGCAAGAAGGACATCGGTGCGATGGCCATGACCTACGGCTACGTCTACGTGGCGCAGGTTTCGATCGGCGCATCGCAGATGCAGCTCTTCAACGTGCTCAAAGAGGCGGAGGCCTATCCCGGCCCGTCGCTCGTGATCGCCTATGCGCCGTGTATCAACCACGGTATCAAGGGCGGCATGACGCGCACGCAGACCGTCGGCAAGGAGGCCGTAGCTTGCGGTTACTGGCACCTGTGGCACTACAATCCCGAACTGGCCGAGCAGGGCAAGAATCCCTTCGTGCTCGATTCGAAGGAGCCCGACTGGTCGAAGTTCCGCGAGTTCCTGATGAAGGAGGTGCGCTACACTTCGCTGTTGAAGACCTTCCCGGCCGAGGCCGAGGAGTTGTTCGAGGCAGCCGAGGAGAATGCCAAGTGGCGTTACGCCGGTTATCAGCGGCTCTCGAAAATGGAATATTAG